Below is a window of Cytophaga hutchinsonii ATCC 33406 DNA.
CAGGTACAGCGCATACCAGATATCTGATTCTATGGCATTAAAAAATACTGCCTGCGCGCCTTTCTGTTTTAGTATCCGCAGCGATCTGCGTTTCTGGTAATCAATGCTGCCTATAAATGATTTAGCTGCATCAACAGGTAAATACTGATTAACATCTGTATGCAAAAGTTTAAATCCATTGCTGCGTAAGGCTGCATCAATATCTGCAGCTACTGCTGTGTGGTAAAAAACCGGTGCTTGTTTTATGAATATTTCTCCGTCGCCACGTTTGCGGTAAGTTTCTACAAGTTCTTTTACCAATGTATCCAGCGCGTTTGTATCCGAACATTCAATACCGGCAAAGGGTGCGCGCAAGCCGCTTATATACATTTTGGGCAATGCTTCAATCATGTTAATGAAACACATCGGCGAGGATGCCTTATCTGCAAACGTTAAAGCCGTTAAACTATTTGCCTGTAAATATCTATTCTGGTTGAATAAAAAATGTGCTGTTTCCGTATCCAGCCGATTCGATTCGATGATCATATGTTACTTTTTATAAGCAGCAAAATCATTATAACTGCGGATATAATCTGTTTCTTCAAAATCATGTGACGCCAGGCATAACAATACCGCACCTTTTGACAGACGAATTCTGCGCCAGTGCATTACCGGAACAAACAGCCCCATCGACGGCGCATGGAGTTGAAATAGTTCTTTTTCACCCCGTATATTTTCCAGTTCAACGTCAACAGCACCGGCGGCGGCTATTAAGATCTGCCGGCATGCCTTGTGTGCATGGTTGCCGCGTTCTATGTATTCAGGGGTATGATATACCCAATACACCCGTTTGATCTCAAAAGGCACATGACGGTTACTTTGCGCAACCGAAATATATCCTACTTCTTCGTCACCGATTCCCGTAAAATGTATCCAATGAGGTTTTTCCAACATAGAAATTCTTTAACTTTGGTAAATATAGTGATTTACACGAATTGTCGTAAATACGCTGCAATCGTTTACCTGTAAGCAATGACCTATCTCTTTTTAACCATCCTTTGTACGTCTGCTCTGTTCATTTTATTTCGGTTATACAGTAATCTGAAAATTGATATATTTCAAAGTATTGTATGGAACTATGTAACATGCTCTGTTACCGGCGTGATACATCAGTACAATAGCCTTACGGAAACGCATTACATAAAACACATGGATACGGTAGTTGCTGCAAGCCTGCTTGGCAGTTGTTTTCTTCCTTCCTTTTTTCTGATCGGCACATCTACTCATCGGGCAGGTTTAACACCTACTACAATGGCGAATAAACTATCCATGGTCATTCCCGCATGCTTTGCACTTATTACCGGCATGGCTGTATTCAGCTGGATGCAGGTAATAGCTTTTCTGCTGGGCATTGTTGCGGTGTATCTGGTAACACAAAAAAATGCCGGATCAATTTCAACCAATGTGACAGCATCAAACCGTTACCTGCCCTGGCTTGTATTTATATCAGCAGGTTTATTAGATCTGGCGATCCTGTATGTTAACGGGCATATCGCACATCCGGAAAGTATAGGATTGTTTTCACTGCATACCTTTACAGCTGCCGCAAGCTGGGGTACGCTCACCTTACTTATTCTGTTACTATTCAAAAAATCTTCGTTTCAATCCAAAGCCATACTCAGCGGTATTGCATTAGGTATACCCAATTATTTTTCGGTGTATTATTTATTAAAAACACTGAACTATTTTCAGCACGATGGATCCTTTGTTTTCCCAATGCTTAACCTTTCCATCATTTTATTTACAGCACTTATTTCCTATCTCTTCTTTAAAGAAAAATTTACGGCAAAGCTTATCCTTGGTTTGGCACTTGCTTCAACATCCATTCTCTTATTATATCTGATCAAAGCTTAATATGAAGGATGATTTTTATTTTACCATTGCAGCATCTACAACTGCTGAATACAAAGAGAAAGGCAGCAAATTTCTGACCTTCTCGTATGCGGTTTCTACTGAGCAGGAAATAAAAGAAATCCTTCAGGAAACACGAAAAAAATATTACGATGCGCGCCATGTTTGCTACGGCTACATCATCGGTACAGAAGACCGGGTCATGAAATGCCAGGACGACGGAGAGCCAGCACATACTGCAGGCACGCCGATTTTAAACCAGATCCGGTCTAAAAATTTAACACAGACGCTGGTAGTAGTTGTGCGTTATTTTGGTGGAACTAAATTAGGAGTAAGCGGGTTGATTGAGGCATACAAAGAATCAGCCAAAGCATGCCTGAACAAAGCAACCATCCTTGAAAAATACCTTTCAGACACCCTGCACATTACCTTTGAAGCTGCTCTTCAAGGCGAAGTAATGCGGATGGTAAAAGAATTCAATGGACAGATCATCTCCCTGGATTATCAAAACAAGGTTATACTGCAGGTAGAAATCCGTAAAAGCATCACTCCTAAGTTCTTACAAAATCCTATTCTTGGAGTTACCGTGGAAATAGAGTGCAACAAGGAAGAATAAGGAATGGTTAAACTCTTGCTGTTCCTTTTATTTCCCTTTAAATACTGTTAATTTTAAATTCAGAAACTAATCTTATAAAAAATTGAATAAGAAAGTAAACGTTGGTTTGGTTCAATTGTCCTGCAGCAGCAATGTTAAAGACAATTTTGAAAAGAATGTACAAGGCATCCGTGAAGCAGCCGCGAAAGGTGCGCAGATCATTTGCCTGCAGGAATTGTTCGGTTCACTCTACTTTTGTGATGTAGAAGATTACGACAATTTCAAATTAGCAGAATCAATTCCCGGTCCGGCTACGGATGCGTTTCAGGCGCTGGCGAAAGAACTGGGTGTAGTGATCATCGCTTCACTGTTTGAAAAACGTGCAGAAGGTCTGTATCATAATACAACAGCAGTGATCGATGCGGACGGCAGTTATTTGGGTAAGTACCGCAAGATGCACATTCCGGATGATCCGGGTTATTATGAAAAATTCTATTTCACACCTGGTGATCTTGGATATAAAGTTTTCAAAACAAAGTTTGCTACCGTAGGTGTGTTG
It encodes the following:
- a CDS encoding carbon-nitrogen hydrolase; protein product: MNKKVNVGLVQLSCSSNVKDNFEKNVQGIREAAAKGAQIICLQELFGSLYFCDVEDYDNFKLAESIPGPATDAFQALAKELGVVIIASLFEKRAEGLYHNTTAVIDADGSYLGKYRKMHIPDDPGYYEKFYFTPGDLGYKVFKTKFATVGVLICWDQWYPEAARITSLMGADILFYPTAIGWADHQTEEVNTDQYNAWQTIQRSHSVANGTPVVSVNRTGVEAGMQFWGGSFVSNAQGRVLYQAPHLTEEIHVQEIDMSQTDYYRTHWPFLRDRRIDSYAPIQKRFIDGE
- a CDS encoding sugar 3,4-ketoisomerase, giving the protein MLEKPHWIHFTGIGDEEVGYISVAQSNRHVPFEIKRVYWVYHTPEYIERGNHAHKACRQILIAAAGAVDVELENIRGEKELFQLHAPSMGLFVPVMHWRRIRLSKGAVLLCLASHDFEETDYIRSYNDFAAYKK
- a CDS encoding YigZ family protein; this encodes MKDDFYFTIAASTTAEYKEKGSKFLTFSYAVSTEQEIKEILQETRKKYYDARHVCYGYIIGTEDRVMKCQDDGEPAHTAGTPILNQIRSKNLTQTLVVVVRYFGGTKLGVSGLIEAYKESAKACLNKATILEKYLSDTLHITFEAALQGEVMRMVKEFNGQIISLDYQNKVILQVEIRKSITPKFLQNPILGVTVEIECNKEE
- a CDS encoding GNAT family N-acetyltransferase → MIIESNRLDTETAHFLFNQNRYLQANSLTALTFADKASSPMCFINMIEALPKMYISGLRAPFAGIECSDTNALDTLVKELVETYRKRGDGEIFIKQAPVFYHTAVAADIDAALRSNGFKLLHTDVNQYLPVDAAKSFIGSIDYQKRRSLRILKQKGAQAVFFNAIESDIWYALYLKSRKYKNYPVTISKEQYDLLSTKLPDAYRYVGVFLDGKLIANAVWVQVTKDIVYYFLAASDPDYDVFSPSIMLIEALYDRACAEGIKIIDLGVSSIEGVLNEGLHFFKRNVGGIDSQKNTYGLLC